A window of the Drosophila simulans strain w501 chromosome 2L, Prin_Dsim_3.1, whole genome shotgun sequence genome harbors these coding sequences:
- the LOC6732505 gene encoding cell division cycle protein 20 homolog, whose protein sequence is MSQFNFVSDLQNALIMDGETRGPAPRWKKKLEASLNGSVNTTRSVLSVSYNTSFSGVQAPTKTPGKSSEGKTKKSNTTPSKTPGGGDRFIPNRAATNFELAHFLVNKDSGDKSDEENDKATSSNSNESNVQASAHKGDRQKLISEVAQVGDSKGGRILCYQNKAPAAPETHNNPLKVVYSIKTPISTKSGSRYIPTTSERILDAPDFINDYYLNLMDWSADNIVAVALGSCVYLWNAQTGNIEQLTEFEEGDYAGSLSWIQEGQILAIGNSTGAVELWDCSKVKRLRVMDGHSARVGSLAWNSFLVSSGSRDGTIVHHDVRAREHKLSTLSGHTQEVCGLKWSTDFKYLASGGNDNLVNVWSAVSGGVGTATDPLHKFNDHQAAVRALAWCPWQPSTLASGGGTADRCIKFWNVNNGTLMKSVDSKSQVCALLFSRHYKELISAHGFANNQLTIWKYPTMVKQADLTGHTSRVLQMAMSPDGSTVISAGADETLRLWNCFAPDPLASKKAVSTSKGKQSVFRQSIR, encoded by the exons ATGTCGCAGTTCAATTTTGTGAGCGATTTGCAGAATGCTCTCATCATGGACGGCGAGACGCGCGGACCTGCGCCCAGGTGGAAGAAGAAGCTGGAGGCGTCTCTAAATGGAAGTGTGAACACCACTCGGTCGGTGCTATCCGTCTCGTACAACACCAGTTTCTCGGGCGTCCAGGCGCCCACGAAAACCCCGGGCAAGAGCAGCGAGGGCAAGACCAAGAAGTCCAACACCACGCCCTCTAAGACGCCAGGAGGCGGGGATCGCTTCATTCCGAATCGGGCGGCTACCAACTTTGAGTTAGCACACTTTCTG GTGAACAAAGACTCCGGCGATAAGTCCGATGAGGAGAACGACAAGGCCACCTCGAGCAACAGCAACGAGAGCAATGTCCAGGCTTCGGCACACAAGGGCGACCGGCAGAAACTCATCTCTGAAGTGGCCCAGGTCGGTGACTCCAAGGGCGGGCGCATTTTGTGCTACCAAAACAAGGCTCCCGCTGCTCCGGAAACACACAACAATCCCCTGAAGGTGGTGTACTCCATTAAGACACCCATATCCACAAAGAGTGGCTCACGCTATATACCCACCACATCCGAGAGGATTCTGGATGCACCTGATTTTATTAACGATTACT ATTTAAATCTTATGGATTGGAGTGCCGACAATATAGTGGCTGTTGCCTTGGGCAGTTGCGTCTATTTGTGGAACGCGCAAACTGGAAATATCGAGCAGCTTACGGAGTTTGAGGAGGGCGACTACGCAGGCTCGCTATCGTGGATCCAGGAGGGTCAGATACTTGCCATCGGGAACAGCACCGGTGCCGTGGAGCTGTGGGACTGCTCCAAAGTGAAGCGTCTGCGAGTGATGGATGGACACAGTGCCCGAGTGGGATCCTTGGCCTGGAACTCGTTCCTCGTTTCCTCTGGCAGCCGCGATGGCACCATTGTCCACCACGATGTGCGTGCACGTGAGCACAAGCTTTCCACGTTGTCCGGACACACGCAGGAGGTGTGCGGCCTGAAGTGGTCCACGGATTTCAAGTACTTGGCTAGCGGAGGCAACGACAATCTGGTGAATGTTTGGTCGGCTGTCAGCGGTGGCGTGGGAACTGCTACCGATCCCTTGCACAAATTCAACGACCATCAAGCTGCAGTGCGTGCCTTGGCCTGGTGTCCCTGGCAGCCAAGTACTCTAGCCTCTGGAGGCGGCACCGCCGATCGCTGCATCAAGTTCTGGAATGTGAACAATGGCACTTTGATGAAATCCGTGGACTCCAAGTCGCAGGTCTGTGCCCTGCTCTTTTCTCGCCACTACAAGGAGCTGATCTCTGCGCATGGTTTTGCGAACAACCAACTGACCATTTGGAAATACCCAACAATGGTGAAGCAAGCCGACTTGACTGGACACACGTCACGAGTTCTGCAGATGGCCATGTCTCCGGACGGCAGCACGGTGATCAGCGCCGGAGCTGATGAAACCCTGCGTCTTTGGAACTGCTTCGCTCCCGATCCGTTGGCGTCCAAGAAGGCCGTTTCGACCAGCAAGGGCAAACAGAGCGTGTTCCGACAGAGCATCCGTTGA
- the LOC6732504 gene encoding protein cornichon — protein MAFNFTAFTYIVALIGDAFLIFFAIFHVIAFDELKTDYKNPIDQCNSLNPLVLPEYLLHIFLNLLFLFCGEWFSLCINIPLIAYHIWRYKNRPVMSGPGLYDPTTVLKTDTLSRNMREGWIKLAVYLISFFYYIYGMVYSLIST, from the exons ATGGCCTTCAACTTCACCGCCTTCACGTACATAGTGGCCCTGATCGGGGATGCATTCTTGATATTTTTCGCCATATTTCATGTCATTGCATTCGACGAACTGAAAACGGATTATAAGAATCCAATTGATCAGTGCAATAGCCTCAATCCG CTGGTTTTGCCCGAGTACCTTCTGCACATCTTCCTGAACTTGCTCTTCTTGTTCTGCGGCGAATGGTTTTCGCTATGCATCAACATACCCCTCATAGCCTATCATATTTGGCG TTACAAAAACCGCCCTGTGATGTCGGGACCCGGACTTTATGATCCTACCACGGTCCTGAAAACCGACACTCTATCCCGGAACATGCGTGAGGGTTGGATCAAACTGGCCGTCTATCTGATCAGCTTCTTCTACTACATATACGG CATGGTTTATTCGCTCATCTCGACATAG
- the LOC6732499 gene encoding zinc finger protein OZF codes for MDYNIHKICRVCLEELHPVTSIYSTDFAMMPSVMLMQCAKIRVFKTDGLPSVICNNCIYRLGVAFHFKQECENSDLRLRQYLGILESWRQDAATNTDFVEKPLLPQRDSDEEEPVDAKVSKRRSRYQRKPPEEHKKRGPKPVPKMPHTCYECHKSFKCIAQLTQHIRTHTGEKPYQCSFCIQRFAQKYNLKVHERTHTGDKPFQCEICSKQFSALGNFQAHQKIHLGVRDQVCSLCQKGFYTAGDLSKHMITHTGIKNHHCDVCGKAFSRRRDMRTHKLKLHPLESSTNHDIVDDDDDEAIDTDPVGLDTLDHAHFKCPDCDKAFDTADSLSLHFRTHAANNNLLNLPLPPAPPMSHHYHHDALHHLGPPNPATQMGMAAMAHMLAPPPPPPPTPSEGRYTMLHHTAAQRLHY; via the exons ATGGACTATAATATCCACAAAATTTGCCGAGTTTGCCTGGAGGAACTACATCCTGTAACTTCAATATATAGCACGGATTTTGCTATGATGCCCTCCGTAATGTTGATGCAATGCGCTAAAATAAGA gTTTTCAAAACCGATGGTCTACCTTCGGTGATCTGCAACAACTGTATTTACCGGCTGGGAGTTGCCTTCCACTTCAAGCAGGAATGCGAAAACAGTGATCTCCGGCTACGGCAATACCTGGGCATTCTGGAGTCCTGGCGCCAGGATGCGGCCACCAACACGGATTTTGTGGAGAAGCCGTTGCTTCCGCAGCGCGACAGCGATGAGGAGGAACCGGTGGATGCCAAAGTGAGCAAAAGGCGGTCGCGGTATCAAAGAAAGCCGCCAGAAGAGCACAAAAAACGGGGGCCCAAACCTGTGCCAAAGATGCCTCACACCTGCTACGAGTGCCACAAAAGCTTCAAGTGCATTGCCCAATTAACACAGCATATAAGAACACATACGGGCGAGAAACCCTACCAATGCAGCTTTTGCATCCAGAGATTCGCCCAGAAGTACAATCTAAAAGTGCACGAAAGAACGCACACGGGCGACAAGCCTTTTCAGTGTGAGATCTGCTCCAAGCAGTTTTCCGCGTTGGGCAATTTCCAGGCGCACCAGAAGATTCACTTAGGAGTGCGTGATCAGGTATGCTCGCTATGTCAGAAAGGTTTCTACACTGCCGGGGATCTCTCCAAGCACATGATAACCCATACGGGCATCAAAAACCATCACTGCGATGTCTGCGGCAAGGCTTTCAGCAGGCGAAGAGATATGCGGACGCATAAATTGAAGCTTCATCCTCTGGAGTCCAGTACAAACCATGATATAGtggacgatgatgacgatgaggcTATAGACACGGATCCCGTGGGTCTGGACACCCTCGATCACGCCCACTTCAAGTGCCCGGATTGCGACAAGGCATTTGATACGGCGGACAGCCTAAGTCTCCATTTCCGCACACATGCGGCGAATAATAATCTACTGAATTTGCCGTTGCCTCCTGCACCGCCCATGTCGCATCACTACCATCACGATGCACTGCATCATCTCGGCCCACCGAATCCCGCCACACAAATGGGAATGGCTGCAATGGCTCACATGCTggctccgccgccgcctccaccgccaACGCCAAGTGAAGGACGTTACACTATGCTACACCATACGGCAGCGCAAAGACTACATTACTAG
- the LOC6732498 gene encoding ubiA prenyltransferase domain-containing protein 1 homolog, with product MATSSQLLPNGNLSRNGKTKTEDGEEVEAVAGARAAGAGAGVALRGRLTGHPSTSGTFMKLKTYLLALRPWSLSASLVPTLLGSALAYRSQWAEEFSLATFFLTAFTVVTVHCAGNVVNTYFDFIKGIDKQKADDRTLVDHILTKDEVVSLGAILYMAGCGGFVLLAVLSPAKMEHLALIYFGGLSSSFLYTGGIGFKYIALGDLVILILFGPISVLFAFMSQTGHVDWTTMGYAIPLALNTEAILHSNNTRDADNDRRAGIVTLAILIGRTASHVLYAMLLFAPYSLFFIFGLKYSLWFLLPLVTLPQAFQIEKRFRNEQTMHLVPRQTAKLNFFFGILYVVACCCAHQLPTFGLRRN from the exons ATGGCCACAAGCAGCCAGCTGTTGCCCAACGGCAACTTGTCCAGGAATGGCAAGACCAAGACAGAGGACGGTGAGGAGGTGGAAGCCGTCGCTGGAGCTCGTGCAGCAGGTGCAGGTGCCGGAGTAGCACTAAGGGGACGACTAACAGGACACCCATCCACATCCGGAACGTTTATGAAACTGAAAACCTATCTCCTAGCTCTGCGTCCCTGGTCGCTGTCCGCCAGTCTGGTTCCAACGCTGCTCGGCTCAGCCCTGGCCTACCGCTCCCAGTGGGCGGAGGAGTTTTCGCTGGCCACCTTCTTTCTCACCGCCTTCACCGTGGTCACCGTCCACTGCGCCGGCAACGTCGTTAACACCTACTTCGACTTCATCAAGGGCATTGACAAGCAGAAAGCCGACGACCGCACGCTGGTGGATCACATACTCACCAAGGATGAG GTGGTATCGCTGGGCGCCATTCTGTACATGGCTGGCTGTGGAGGTTTTGTGTTGCTGGCTGTGCTCAGTCCGGCGAAAATGGAGCACCTGGCACTGATCTACTTCGGGGGATTGTCCTCGAGCTTCCTGTACACCGGAGGCATTGGTTTCAAGTATATTGCTCTGGGAGATCTGGTTATACTGATACTCTTTGGACCCATCTCGGTGCTATTCGCCTTCATGTCGCAAACGGGTCATGTGGACTGGACGACAATGGGCTATGCGATTCCTTTGGCCCTCAACACGGAGGCCATCctgcacagcaacaacacaagGGATGCGGACAACGATCGCCGGGCTGGAATCGTAACGCTCGCCATTTTGATAGGCCGCACAGCATCGCACGTTCTGTATGCCATGCTGCTCTTCGCACCCTACTCATTATTCTTCATCTTCGGCTTGAAGTACTCCCTGTGgttcctgctgccgctggtaACCCTGCCGCAAGCGTTCCAGATTGAGAAGCGTTTCCGCAACGAACAGACGATGCACCTGGTGCCTCGGCAAACAGCCAAGCTGAACTTCTTTTTTGGCATCTTGTACGTGGTGGCCTGCTGCTGTGCCCATCAGTTGCCCACCTTCGGATTGCGAAGAAATTGA
- the LOC6732502 gene encoding transmembrane protein 147, giving the protein MTLYHFGNCVALLTPYYFTYKYSGLSEYGAFWKCVQAGGIYIFTQLVKMLVLATFFYSDAPSSSGEFNFFAEILRCSMDIADLLGFALILSRIPGKGHSKLITAGLGWATAEVILSRGIMLWVGARGTEFSWIYILKCLESNVLLVQHITTATLIWLFTRHDLNKALKPLVSLLLAVTVFKGVWLEGMLHILTIGPWLTVAVKALVAAVIGFCTLHIYSGLAQQIGI; this is encoded by the exons ATGACACTGTATCACTTTGGAAATTGCGTGGCCCTGCTGACGCCGTACTATTTCACCTACAAATACTCCGGCCT ATCAGAATATGGAGCCTTCTGGAAGTGCGTGCAGGCGGGAGGCATTTATATATTCACACAGCTCGTCAAGATGCTGGTGCTGGCCACATTCTTCTACTCGGACGCTCCATCCTCCAGCGGCGAGTTCAACTTCTTTGCG GAGATCCTACGCTGCAGCATGGACATTGCCGATCTGCTTGGATTCGCCCTAATCTTGAGTCGCATACCCGGCAAGGGCCACTCAAAGCTCATTACGGCTGGACTTGGAT GGGCCACCGCCGAAGTGATTCTTTCCCGAGGTATCATGCTCTGGGTGGGTGCCCGAGGCACCGAGTTCAGCTGGATCTACATACTCAAGTGTCTGGAGTCGAACGTGCTTCTGGTGCAGCACATCACCACGGCCACCCTGATCTGGCTCTTCACCCGTCACGATTTGAACAAGGCATTAAAGCCGCTGGTTAGTCTGCTTCTGGCGGTGACTGTCTTCAAAGGCGTCTGGCTGGAGGGCATGCTCCACATTCTGACCATTGGACCTTGGCTGACAGTGGCTGTTAAAGCGCTGGTGGCGGCCGTCATTGGATTCTGCACGCTGCACATCTATTCGGGTCTGGCCCAACAGATCGGAATTTAA
- the LOC6732501 gene encoding uncharacterized protein LOC6732501: MSLSLYEGNILNSCWKAGVRKPRKSAFAPLDQNEIADVDVVACCKQITELIEENALRNRQERSKVLDTRNRQNVIFKDISRLVFGVTDIFRCQVDLLLGDTKVLLDQCTRTNLDYVLTTTKSVMVNKSEIRIQRKRKRVITKKSKVTVSKRPRLQESELLDEISQEYYEQMLSECQMWHSECTQQVVEDLDESIELPRSCTQSKSYHSITITEEIELPEDHSLIMPSNGFGEAEGADLTIFQELYPKDGTRDSLKRRSIAQDPTDILPDKMPRLDDWDVFQADNAIMTQIFPHNIEPAEVTQIVCEPSLPSVINSFEEITFSKPKNKKRKLIVDKRIEYTRKQLVKHRQKYMEDYISREVIVPKPSDLPKPPKELLCKLHSNVSFTALHSSGPKLSNEEMEFEAENTLRTIFGREFTENLSKEIFVRPPQATKCGNKEAHIYQPEPLEVEDCVQPQLQQPDDVNQNYYNNEINEHGIYCEDNHAYTYSVMMSLLSIWRNNPKITGIDAIYFMKTFDGRIKVSLAFLHLLYLVRDRFIEISKRANSLEMHQITLGKESTKLIDNLMLSENL; this comes from the exons ATGAGCTTGAGTTTATATGAGGGCAACATCCTAAATTCCTGCTGGAAAGCAGGAGTCCGCAAGCCGCGGAAATCGGCGTTTGCGCCACTCGATCAAAATGAGATCGCAGATGTGGATGTAGTCGCCTGctg CAAGCAAATCACCGAATTAATTGAGGAAAATGCATTAAGAAATCGCCAGGAGCGATCCAAAGTTTTGGACACAAGAAACAGgcaaaatgttattttcaaGGACATTTCCCGCTTGGTTTTCGGAGTTACGGATATTTTTAGATGCCAAGTGGATCTACTTTTGG GAGATACGAAGGTATTACTTGATCAATGTACACGTACCAACTTGGATTACGTTCTCACCACCACAAAATCCGTAATGGTCAACAAATCTGAGATTCGAATCCAACGCAAACGAAAGCGGGTGATCACCAAGAAATCTAAAGTAACAGTATCAAAACGACCCAGACTGCAGGAATCGGAACTGTTGGATGAAATCTCACAGGAATACTACGAGCAGATGCTATCCGAATGCCAGATGTGGCATTCGGAGTGCACACAACAGGTGGTGGAGGACCTGGACGAG TCTATTGAACTACCTCGGAGCTGCACGCAGTCAAAATCGTATCATTCCATTACAATCACCGAAGAGATTGAACTTCCCGAAGATCATAGCTTAATTATGCCATCAAATGGTTTTGGCGAAGCCGAGGGTGCGGACTTAACCATTTTTCAAGAGCTTTACCCCAAAGACGGCACAAGGGACTCAC tAAAGCGTCGTTCAATAGCTCAGGATCCAACTGACATCTTACCGGATAAAATGCCTAGATTGGATGATTGGGATGTTTTCCAAGCTGACAATGCTATCATGACACAAATCTTTCCGCATAACATTGAACCAGCTGAAGTAACTCAAATAGTTTGTGAACCGTCGTTGCCCTCAGTTATAAATTCTTTTGAAGAAATAACATTTAGCAAGCCGAAGAATAAGAAAAGAAAGCTTATAGTAGACAAACGTATTGAATACACTCGAAAGCAGCTGGTGAAGCATAGACAGAAATATATGGAAGATTACATTTCAAGGGAAGTGATAGTGCCAAAACCATCGGATTTGCCGAAACCCCCCAAGGAACTTCTGTGTAAACTGCATAGCAA TGTAAGTTTTACAGCTCTTCATAGCTCCGGCCCGAAGCTCAGTAATGAAGAAATGGAATTCGAGGCTGAAAACACACTGAGAACCATATTTGGCCGCGAGTTTACCGAGAATCTTTCGAAGGAGATATTTGTACGACCACCTCAGGCTACAAAATGTGGAAATAAAGAGGCACATATCTATCAGCCCGAACCACTTGAAGTGGAAGACTGTGTGCAACCTCAACTCCAGCAGCCTGATGATGTTaatcaaaattattataataacgAAATAAATGAGCACGGCATATACTGTGAGGATAATCATGCAT ATACCTACAGCGTAATGATGAGTCTTTTAAGCATTTGGCGTAATAATCCCAAAATCACGGGAATCGAtgccatttattttatgaaaacgTTTGATGGTCGCATCAAGGTTTCGTTAGCCTTTCTCCATTTGTTGT ATCTTGTTCGAGACCGTTTTATAGAGATATCAAAGCGAGCTAATTCGCTGGAAATGCACCAGATTACTCTTGGCAAAGAGTCCACTAAGCTAATTGACAATCTTATGCTGAGTGAGAATCtgtga
- the LOC6732500 gene encoding glia maturation factor beta, translated as MSDNQICDISNEVLEELKKFRFSKSKNNAALILKVDREKQTVVLDEFIDDISVDELQDTLPGHQPRYVIYTYKMVHDDQRISYPMCFIFYTPRDSQIELQMMYACTKSALQREVDLTRVYEIRELDELTEEWLKAKLK; from the exons ATG AGTGATAACCAGATATGCGACATAAGCAACGAAGTTCTGGAGGAATTGAAGAAGTTTCGCTTCAGCAAGAGCAAAAATAATGCGGCTTTGATAT TGAAAGTCGACCGGGAGAAGCAAACGGTGGTGCTGGACGAGTTCATCGACGATATTTCGGTGGACGAGCTCCAGGACACATTGCCAGGACACCAGCCCCGATATGTCATCTATACGTATAAGATGGTGCATGACGATCAGCGCATTTCGTACCCAATGTGCTTCATATTCTACACACCCAGGGATAGCCAG ATCGAATTGCAGATGATGTACGCCTGCACGAAGAGCGCCCTTCAGCGCGAAGTAGATCTCACACGCGTCTACGAGATACGCGAACTAGACGAACTCACCGAGGAGTGGCTGAAAGCCAAGCTCAAGTAG
- the LOC6732503 gene encoding syntaxin-5 — translation MQTRRRVHQTDQQDYSSSSTYTIQEDQQGGAGAGSVGTGTAGGSVGLLAQSLVPPPTGHEATIHIGDNHQSGDSISTPDYSDDKYGKAARQWNLRAFSGHALRTLSAAAAVVTGNQPGNNNDSQSNYSYPASIPTSSQFYQSKEEPQEPEPEPEIFVMAARDRTGEFANAIRSLQARNITRAVNIRDPRKAKQVQSYSEFMMVARFIGKNIASTYAKLEKLTMLAKKKSLFDDRPQEIQELTYIIKGDLNALNQQIARLQDISKDQRRHTNGKHLVSHSSNMVLALQSKLASMSTDFKQILEVRTENLKQQKTRRDQFSQGPGPLAAHTVSPSTAKQGSLLLSEENQAVSIDMGSSDTTPLLSTQTQMAIYDDSDNYVQQRAETMQNIESTIVELGGIFQQLAHMVKEQEEIVERIDTNVADAELNIEAAHGEILKYFQSVSKNRWLMIKIFGVLIFFFLFFVVFMS, via the exons ATGCAAACCCGAAGACGCGTTCATCAAACGGACCAGCAGGattacagcagcagcagtacctATACCATTCAAGAGGATCAACAGGGAGGAGCAGGCGCAGGATCTGTGGGCACGGGAACAGCTGGCGGATCGGTAGGACTATTAGCACAGTCCCTGGTTCCACCACCAACTGGTCACGAGGCGACCATCCACATTGGAGACAACCACCAGTCGGGCGATTCCATTTCCACTCCCGATTACTCCGACGACAAGTACGGCAAGGCGGCCCGCCAGTGGAACCTACGCGCCTTCTCGGGCCACGCACTGCGCACTTTAAGTGCCGCTGCCGCCGTGGTCACCGGCAATCAACCGGGCAACAATAACGATAGCCAAAGCAACTATAGCTACCCCGCTTCCATTCCGACTAGTTCACAGTTTTACCAATCGAAGGAGGAGCCGCAGGAGCCGGAACCCGAACCAGAAATATTCGTCATGGCCGCACGCGATCGAACGGGCGAGTTCGCCAATGCGATTCGTTCTCTGCAGGCTCGAAACATCACCCGGGCAGTCAATATACGCGATCCCCGCAAAGCCAAGCAGGTTCAGAGCTACTCGGAGTTCATGATGGTCGCCAGGTTTATCGGCAAGAACATAGCCAGCACCTACGCCAAACTGGAGAAACTCACAATGT tggccaaaaagaagaGCTTATTTGATGACAGACCGCAGGAGATTCAGGAGTTGACCTATATCATCAAAGGCGACCTAAATGCCTTAAACCAACAAATTGCCCGATTGCAGGACATCTCCAAGGATCAGCGGCGTCACACAAACGGCAAGCATTTGGTGTCACATTCCTCTAACATGGTACTAGCCCTGCAATCGAAGCTGGCCAGCATGAGCACGGACTTCAAGCAAATCCTGGAGGTGCGCACGGAGAACCTCAAGCAGCAGAAGACGCGTCGGGATCAGTTTAGCCAGGGACCAGGTCCGTTGGCCGCACACACCGTCTCCCCCTCGACAGCCAAGCAGGGATCCTTGCTTCTTAGCGAGGAAAACCAAGCGGTCAGCATAGATATGGGGAGCAGCGATACCACACCACTCCTATCAACCCAGACACAGATGGCCATCTACGATGATTCCGATAATTACGTCCAGCAGCGGGCGGAAACCATGCAAAATATAGAATCTACCATCGTTGAGCTTGGCGGAATATTCCAGCAGCTGGCGCATATGGTTAAGGAGCAGGAAGAGATCGTGGAGCGTATTGACACGAATGTGGCGGATGCGGAATTGAATATTGAGGCTGCCCATGGGGAGATCCTGAAATACTTTCAGTCCGTCTCCAAAAACCGCTGGCTGATGATCAAAATCTTCGGCGTTCTCATAttctttttcttgttcttCGTTGTTTTTATGTCGTAA